From one Candidatus Eremiobacterota bacterium genomic stretch:
- a CDS encoding metal ABC transporter substrate-binding protein produces MWKKLAVICAALLGALCIASCMGPDQQTKVEESAPGPPLKIYCSFLPVYCFTANVITSRKNISLEVVIRDDMSNPSLCRVSEERAKEVAAADMLIINGLGIDAFLVDAVSKVNPNIKILDCSSGIEAFNLKNPSSSLNPYVWMSPRKAILQVRNIQKAIGEIDREGAKEINKQADKYVKILEGLGDSLDKAVKDASNRRVVLEGDIFDYLARDYGLEVVGNITLNKAERSNALESLKDLVTAQKVQAVFLEAGTAVSPQKEKALHEGLPLFYLATMQSGSTYPDAYDAMMKKNITFVKAALQGSR; encoded by the coding sequence ATGTGGAAAAAGCTTGCAGTCATTTGTGCGGCGCTCCTGGGCGCCCTTTGTATCGCTTCCTGCATGGGGCCCGATCAGCAGACCAAGGTAGAGGAATCAGCGCCCGGCCCCCCGCTCAAGATATACTGCTCCTTTCTCCCTGTGTACTGCTTCACTGCCAATGTCATCACCTCCCGGAAAAATATCTCCCTTGAGGTGGTGATCAGGGATGATATGAGCAATCCCAGCCTGTGCCGCGTCTCGGAAGAAAGGGCAAAAGAAGTGGCCGCCGCAGATATGCTCATTATAAACGGACTGGGGATTGACGCCTTTCTGGTCGATGCCGTGAGCAAGGTGAATCCCAACATCAAGATCCTTGATTGTTCATCAGGGATAGAGGCATTTAACCTGAAGAATCCTTCGTCGTCTCTCAACCCCTACGTATGGATGAGTCCCAGGAAGGCGATCCTGCAGGTGAGGAATATTCAGAAAGCCATAGGAGAGATTGACAGGGAGGGGGCCAAGGAGATAAACAAGCAGGCCGATAAGTACGTCAAGATTCTTGAAGGCCTTGGCGATTCACTCGACAAAGCGGTGAAAGATGCCTCCAATAGAAGGGTTGTGCTGGAAGGCGATATATTTGACTATCTTGCCCGGGACTATGGCCTGGAAGTAGTAGGCAACATCACTCTCAATAAAGCGGAGCGAAGCAACGCACTGGAGAGTCTGAAGGATCTGGTGACCGCTCAGAAAGTGCAGGCCGTGTTTCTCGAGGCGGGTACCGCGGTCTCGCCCCAGAAGGAGAAAGCCCTCCACGAAGGCCTGCCGCTCTTCTACCTCGCCACCATGCAGAGCGGATCCACCTATCCCGACGCTTATGATGCCATGATGAAAAAGAATATCACCTTTGTGAAAGCAGCGCTTCAGGGCAGCCGATGA
- a CDS encoding cyclic nucleotide-binding domain-containing protein, with product MDPQEKAAIFDNLAKIDFLTGVAREKLDELSEKLVRISFDAGDHILKEGRAGGAFFILVSGTISIWAEGNEGSSMKLSELTPYSYFGEIALLTNTRRTATVKAESDVVVYMLGKEAFNSILISDASIRQRLEKVAGERKHETDKVLCVDPEASPAFFSNPIGK from the coding sequence ATGGATCCACAGGAAAAAGCAGCCATTTTTGATAACCTGGCAAAGATTGATTTCCTTACCGGCGTGGCTCGGGAAAAGCTTGATGAGCTCTCCGAGAAGCTCGTAAGGATCTCTTTCGATGCAGGCGATCATATCCTCAAGGAGGGAAGAGCAGGTGGGGCCTTCTTCATACTTGTCTCGGGAACGATCTCCATCTGGGCTGAAGGCAATGAAGGCTCCAGCATGAAGCTCAGCGAGCTTACCCCTTACTCCTACTTCGGTGAGATAGCCCTTCTCACCAATACGAGAAGAACAGCTACCGTAAAGGCAGAGAGTGATGTGGTGGTCTACATGCTCGGCAAGGAGGCTTTCAACTCAATCCTTATCTCTGACGCCTCCATCAGGCAGAGGCTTGAGAAAGTCGCGGGAGAGAGAAAGCACGAGACTGACAAGGTGCTGTGCGTCGATCCAGAGGCCTCGCCTGCCTTTTTCTCAAATCCCATAGGGAAATAG
- a CDS encoding tetratricopeptide repeat protein: MKKSLRSILLCLAIFLAVEALPLSASPEALIKAEALVKEGRIKEAISEYLNAARQDPACAEAYDRLAYLYMTEGRRQEAEEAARHALSLKATLPVSNNILGMLEERHGNLATAEELYKKAIQESPSYSRAYNNLGNICLKRGDFQRAEENYRKAISYEEGLAMAHNNLAYTLEFEGNLKDAEKEYERALALEPRLEIASLNLKRLRAKASQPPATEEDRRIAESICAYRLPEGFRLLKGLKPDDGGKVALFEYRYYQRVILRELPADSPFNEAVFTQMIMEYKKELLNLLEGLVSMKSMKITGQGYYTVGKEKVLAVLTESESEGTSVDGMFTLVTRPPRNRSILIVSLAPKGMFRKDVSERFLKGITFEKKG, encoded by the coding sequence ATGAAAAAGAGCCTGCGGAGCATCCTGCTGTGCCTGGCGATATTCCTGGCCGTGGAAGCCTTGCCGCTCTCTGCATCCCCGGAGGCATTGATAAAGGCAGAGGCACTGGTGAAAGAGGGCCGGATCAAGGAGGCCATCAGCGAGTACCTGAATGCCGCACGGCAGGATCCGGCCTGTGCAGAAGCCTATGACCGCCTTGCCTACCTCTATATGACGGAAGGACGTCGCCAGGAAGCCGAAGAGGCGGCCCGACATGCCCTCAGCCTCAAAGCCACGCTCCCTGTCTCAAACAATATCCTGGGAATGTTGGAAGAGCGCCATGGAAACCTGGCCACCGCTGAGGAACTCTATAAAAAGGCGATCCAGGAGAGCCCCTCCTACTCAAGAGCTTACAATAACCTGGGAAACATCTGCCTCAAGCGCGGCGACTTTCAGAGGGCCGAGGAGAACTACAGGAAAGCCATCTCATATGAAGAAGGCCTCGCCATGGCCCACAACAATCTTGCCTACACCCTTGAGTTCGAGGGGAACCTCAAGGATGCGGAGAAAGAGTACGAAAGGGCGCTTGCGCTTGAGCCGCGCCTTGAGATAGCATCCCTTAACCTGAAGAGGCTCCGGGCAAAAGCCTCTCAGCCCCCGGCGACGGAAGAGGACCGCAGGATTGCTGAGAGCATATGCGCCTACCGCCTGCCCGAAGGATTCCGCCTGCTCAAGGGCCTTAAGCCGGATGACGGCGGGAAAGTCGCCCTTTTTGAATACCGTTATTACCAGAGAGTGATTCTCAGGGAGCTTCCCGCGGACTCCCCTTTCAACGAGGCCGTCTTTACCCAGATGATCATGGAATACAAAAAAGAGCTCCTGAATCTCCTTGAAGGCCTTGTCTCGATGAAATCCATGAAAATCACGGGTCAGGGCTATTACACCGTGGGGAAGGAAAAGGTCCTCGCGGTACTGACGGAATCAGAATCTGAAGGGACTTCCGTTGACGGGATGTTCACCCTTGTCACCCGCCCCCCCCGCAACAGAAGCATCCTCATCGTCTCGCTGGCGCCCAAGGGAATGTTCAGGAAGGACGTGAGCGAGCGGTTTCTGAAAGGCATTACCTTCGAGAAAAAGGGGTGA
- a CDS encoding AAA family ATPase, whose translation MSEPLEETTIPPETQGAEQASIASVTRLFMGRRPLIYLTTCEEDRALDIVSKASQLYSGKTLPLHRWSPTKGLAGAHDALAFREPLALLEHIAAQKDPCIFFLGDFHTHFHGNPAVTRKIRDLYYDLFDRDIFIVLVGSIRDIPPEAEHEIASIVIEPPDISTLRDLIKAEIKRKGAEKLGLEEQDMANAARTLQGLTQSEARHALLCTIASSGGRNDFISNLQKEKKLHIKKESPMEYISHVTPFGHIGGLKNLKDWLTKRKSLMHMEGAYSSEIIPKGILLMGIAGCGKSLSVKAIASLWELPLYRMDMIKIYSGVYGKPEEAFINACRTMEEVSPAVLWFDEIEMGIELGETHSGEAARIFGFFLTWMQEKRPGLFLAATANRIDLLPAEILRRGRFDQIFFIDLPTEDERLDIFRIHLEKRGHNPDSFDLKLLVDLTDGCNGAEIEQCVISAVVESRIGGRELTQKDIIAAKRLIVPLSKTMGEQIRRIKQWAFNRATPAS comes from the coding sequence ATGTCAGAACCGCTCGAGGAAACCACGATTCCCCCCGAGACACAGGGAGCAGAGCAGGCTTCCATCGCTTCAGTGACGCGACTCTTCATGGGGAGGCGCCCCCTTATTTATCTCACCACCTGTGAAGAGGACAGGGCTCTCGACATCGTGAGCAAGGCCTCACAGCTATACTCGGGAAAAACATTGCCTCTCCACCGATGGAGTCCCACCAAGGGGCTTGCAGGGGCTCATGACGCTCTTGCCTTCAGGGAACCCCTGGCGCTCCTCGAGCACATCGCCGCCCAGAAAGATCCCTGCATTTTTTTCCTCGGAGATTTTCATACCCACTTTCATGGAAACCCCGCAGTGACAAGGAAAATCAGGGATCTTTACTATGACCTCTTTGACAGGGATATCTTCATCGTTCTGGTGGGAAGCATAAGAGATATCCCTCCCGAGGCCGAGCATGAAATTGCCTCCATAGTCATCGAGCCGCCCGATATCTCCACCCTCAGGGACCTCATAAAAGCCGAAATTAAAAGGAAAGGCGCAGAGAAACTGGGGCTTGAGGAACAGGATATGGCAAATGCCGCAAGGACCCTCCAGGGCCTCACGCAGAGCGAGGCGCGCCATGCCCTTCTCTGCACCATCGCCTCGTCAGGCGGCAGAAACGACTTCATCAGCAACCTTCAGAAAGAGAAAAAGCTCCACATCAAGAAGGAAAGCCCCATGGAGTACATCTCCCATGTCACGCCCTTCGGGCATATCGGCGGCCTCAAAAACCTTAAAGACTGGCTCACCAAGCGCAAATCCCTCATGCACATGGAGGGGGCATATTCGAGCGAAATCATCCCCAAGGGCATCCTCCTCATGGGAATCGCAGGGTGCGGGAAAAGCCTCTCGGTGAAGGCTATCGCCTCACTGTGGGAGCTTCCCCTTTACAGGATGGACATGATCAAGATATACAGCGGTGTCTATGGAAAGCCCGAAGAGGCCTTCATCAACGCCTGCAGGACCATGGAGGAAGTGTCGCCTGCTGTGCTCTGGTTTGATGAAATCGAGATGGGCATCGAGCTCGGAGAGACACACAGCGGCGAGGCAGCGAGGATCTTCGGCTTCTTCCTCACGTGGATGCAGGAGAAAAGGCCCGGCCTGTTTCTTGCGGCTACGGCAAACCGCATCGATCTTCTCCCTGCGGAGATCCTGCGGAGAGGTCGCTTTGACCAGATATTCTTCATCGATCTCCCCACAGAAGATGAGCGGCTTGACATCTTCAGGATTCACCTGGAAAAGAGGGGGCACAACCCTGACTCCTTCGACCTCAAGCTCCTGGTGGACCTCACTGATGGCTGCAACGGTGCCGAGATCGAGCAATGCGTCATATCAGCGGTGGTGGAATCGAGGATAGGTGGGCGGGAGCTTACCCAGAAGGATATCATAGCCGCAAAAAGGCTTATCGTTCCCCTCTCCAAAACGATGGGCGAGCAGATCCGCAGGATCAAGCAGTGGGCCTTCAACAGGGCGACCCCGGCATCGTGA
- a CDS encoding tetratricopeptide repeat protein: protein MGKQSKANSEQGTTATTELDRYIEEKLEKAEELRQAFEYEKALMEISEASRSLEASGSSPAASDKKVLLLSRKAEIEKITGKWRSAMEALDKAISLKGSLHAKNELVNVFINKGELLSFQGEYAESIRFFEEALETAKIDNIPEECALSYYHLGAINSRMGDHQKGKELIEQCMELLKNMEETAEVRIIKAAAIIQVGLQFFRKGKFDDAVSSYERAITILEGREDSLEKAEAYRYIGVIHSIKSNYREALSYHQKALQIVSHVGYLFGMAKVYNSIGQLCLDVQKLDEALFFMGKTEKICTDLGADAEAATIYGKLGNVFMQKEDYENAVKYHLKDMEMCKRFGNNRALAYTYRNLGLSYFHIHQGKEAISYLREGLERFKELQDTVNMGRIYIDLCNAYLEQDLVKEADEMSRMALEVLEKYPQSSDIAFAKTLSGIIARKKKDYDGAYRFFTESMEILGWKEPTTRLIETHHELGLLYLEMKDMKKALVNFKIALRTARDMGLKKQVEKNLRIVEKIDEMEIVNIILEEL, encoded by the coding sequence ATGGGAAAGCAGTCAAAAGCAAACAGTGAACAGGGTACAACGGCAACTACGGAGCTTGACAGGTATATAGAGGAAAAACTTGAGAAAGCGGAGGAATTGAGACAGGCATTTGAGTATGAGAAGGCCCTCATGGAGATTTCCGAGGCCTCCCGTTCTCTTGAAGCCTCGGGATCCTCTCCCGCCGCCTCAGATAAGAAGGTGCTGCTCCTCTCCAGGAAAGCCGAAATTGAGAAGATCACCGGGAAATGGAGGTCCGCGATGGAGGCCCTCGACAAGGCAATAAGCCTCAAAGGCTCCCTCCATGCAAAGAATGAGCTGGTAAATGTCTTTATCAACAAGGGGGAGCTCCTGAGCTTCCAGGGAGAATATGCCGAGTCCATCAGGTTCTTTGAAGAGGCCCTGGAAACAGCCAAGATAGACAATATCCCCGAGGAGTGCGCCCTTTCCTATTACCATCTCGGCGCCATCAACTCCAGGATGGGCGACCACCAGAAAGGGAAAGAGCTCATTGAGCAGTGCATGGAGCTTCTCAAGAACATGGAGGAGACGGCGGAGGTGCGGATCATCAAGGCTGCCGCCATAATTCAGGTAGGGCTCCAGTTCTTCCGCAAGGGAAAATTTGATGACGCCGTCTCGAGCTATGAGCGGGCCATCACCATTCTCGAGGGGAGGGAGGACAGCCTGGAAAAGGCCGAGGCATACCGTTACATCGGCGTGATCCACAGCATAAAATCCAATTACCGCGAAGCCCTGAGCTACCACCAGAAGGCCCTGCAGATCGTGAGCCACGTGGGCTACCTCTTCGGGATGGCGAAAGTCTATAACAGCATCGGCCAGCTCTGCCTTGACGTGCAGAAGCTCGACGAGGCGCTTTTCTTTATGGGCAAAACCGAGAAGATATGCACCGATCTCGGCGCCGATGCCGAGGCGGCTACCATTTACGGGAAGCTTGGCAACGTGTTCATGCAGAAAGAAGACTATGAGAACGCCGTAAAATACCACCTGAAGGACATGGAGATGTGCAAGAGGTTCGGCAACAACAGGGCTCTTGCCTACACCTACAGGAACCTTGGGCTGAGCTATTTCCACATCCACCAGGGGAAAGAGGCCATCTCGTACCTCAGGGAGGGGCTTGAGCGCTTCAAGGAGCTCCAGGACACGGTGAACATGGGCAGGATTTACATTGACCTCTGCAATGCCTACCTTGAGCAGGACCTGGTGAAGGAAGCCGATGAAATGTCCCGTATGGCCCTTGAAGTGCTTGAGAAGTATCCCCAGAGCTCCGATATCGCTTTTGCGAAAACCTTGTCCGGCATCATCGCCAGGAAGAAAAAGGATTATGACGGTGCCTATCGCTTTTTTACCGAGAGCATGGAGATTCTGGGGTGGAAAGAGCCTACCACGAGGCTTATTGAAACCCATCATGAGCTTGGGCTTCTCTACCTCGAAATGAAAGACATGAAAAAGGCTCTCGTCAATTTCAAGATTGCGCTGAGGACAGCCCGTGACATGGGCTTGAAAAAGCAGGTGGAGAAAAATCTCAGGATCGTGGAAAAGATTGATGAGATGGAGATAGTGAACATCATACTCGAGGAGCTCTAG
- a CDS encoding DUF4910 domain-containing protein, producing MLLQELVDILFEELSGIKAKEHVLHLSHYHRIQASPGFHEAALYIRQKLVDYGYLDAAMNEYPADGKINHWDWESPIAWKAVDAELWLTEPHKEILCDFKDIPLYLIAHSQSAVTVADLVDIGTGTEEWQFQDERVKDAIIMATGPAREIYPYMIKYEVQGLIRYPSDERAYNYSDMIIHDAFMPIDADRDQIPFGFCISKRRAEQLKGLLAQGKRVRVMAKVNAELSDGTLDIVEACLPGSEEEPEEVLFVSHLCNPKPSANDNASGCALLLEIARCLKKLTGERKLSENKRTIRFLWVPEYSGPIAWLHWNYYKVENIVACINLDSVGESPDRIGTPLRVCTPSFSTESFLEDLLGSVAEIVGKNSRYVSMEGSRRPLQYELQTISGPGDYTIFIDNYFNIPSVMLTHDDIFRGTNLDSTENVDATELLRAGLIAAASAYFLVSPDLAFARHLLLIKKAGSLNRINNFFKQAIERLYLAHPRDLDITFYNEVGKASYLIKREELNIDSILTYYDDKIFEKRVDEIIKSVKAFAIKELKAMEMTLRERGEEVHFELSRLNTLPKEYRDAQILIPEKIIQAPFKGIFKKTVYQRIHRATKEWLSSNSLCQKFNVYSEIHNLINGENSIFEIFMALDLQFGNILLNDVWTYVMLLQKMKLINVNMLKREEKTAVPTAAQALPLSATEEHGREQKKESGAFQGSDQEVPGKEAGTALKSRMPKSADEEEVDELLSLLDNEVPDQEAEGADVSPRVSLKEEETSPLPPKKEEDDEDVDELLEALDAVEIREVGRIEVPRREEAAPVKEAPAATRADLDEWDLDSLEIEMKKIVVKDEKKKDAEVKKVIVEDLEQLDLSLEGVDLDINAFDTMVSDFEGGKSRRSEEAPSQNFDLESLYIEMSKMQESSESGDDMTEKWW from the coding sequence ATGCTGTTGCAGGAACTCGTAGACATTCTCTTTGAAGAGCTGTCCGGAATAAAAGCGAAAGAGCATGTCCTGCATTTGAGCCACTATCATCGCATTCAGGCCTCTCCGGGATTTCATGAAGCTGCTTTATATATCAGGCAGAAGCTTGTGGACTATGGGTACCTCGACGCTGCAATGAATGAGTACCCTGCTGACGGGAAGATCAACCACTGGGACTGGGAATCACCCATTGCCTGGAAAGCCGTCGATGCCGAGCTCTGGCTCACCGAGCCCCATAAGGAGATTCTCTGTGATTTCAAGGATATTCCCCTTTACCTCATTGCCCACTCTCAGAGCGCCGTGACGGTGGCCGACCTTGTGGACATCGGTACGGGGACCGAGGAATGGCAGTTCCAGGATGAGCGCGTCAAGGACGCCATCATCATGGCCACGGGTCCTGCCCGTGAGATTTATCCCTACATGATTAAATACGAGGTCCAGGGCCTCATAAGGTATCCCTCTGATGAGCGGGCCTACAACTATTCCGATATGATCATCCACGACGCTTTCATGCCCATCGATGCCGACAGGGACCAGATACCTTTCGGCTTCTGCATCTCCAAGCGGCGGGCAGAGCAGCTCAAGGGCCTGCTCGCCCAGGGAAAAAGAGTGAGGGTAATGGCCAAGGTGAATGCCGAGCTCAGCGACGGCACCCTTGACATCGTTGAGGCATGCCTTCCCGGAAGCGAGGAAGAACCGGAGGAAGTGCTCTTTGTCTCCCATCTCTGCAACCCCAAGCCATCGGCCAATGATAACGCTTCGGGATGTGCCCTCCTGCTCGAGATAGCACGGTGCCTGAAGAAGCTCACCGGGGAGAGGAAGCTTTCCGAAAACAAGAGAACCATAAGGTTTCTCTGGGTCCCCGAATACAGCGGGCCCATTGCGTGGCTTCACTGGAATTATTACAAGGTGGAGAACATAGTGGCCTGTATCAACCTTGATTCTGTCGGCGAATCGCCTGACCGGATCGGGACCCCCCTCCGTGTCTGCACCCCCTCGTTCAGCACCGAGAGCTTTCTTGAGGACCTTCTGGGCTCTGTGGCAGAAATAGTGGGGAAAAATTCCCGCTATGTCTCGATGGAGGGCTCAAGGCGGCCCCTGCAGTATGAGCTTCAGACAATCTCGGGACCGGGCGACTACACTATTTTCATTGACAACTATTTTAACATCCCCTCGGTGATGCTCACCCATGACGACATCTTCAGGGGGACCAACCTCGATTCCACCGAAAATGTCGACGCCACGGAGCTCCTCAGGGCAGGCCTCATTGCGGCGGCTTCGGCCTATTTTCTTGTCTCTCCTGATCTTGCTTTTGCCCGTCATCTCCTTCTTATCAAGAAGGCCGGCTCCCTCAACAGGATTAACAATTTTTTCAAGCAGGCCATTGAGCGCCTTTATCTCGCCCATCCCAGGGACCTGGACATCACTTTCTACAATGAGGTGGGAAAAGCGAGCTACCTTATCAAAAGAGAGGAGCTCAACATTGACTCGATCCTCACCTATTATGACGATAAAATCTTTGAGAAGCGCGTCGATGAGATCATCAAGTCGGTAAAAGCTTTTGCCATCAAGGAGCTTAAAGCCATGGAGATGACCTTGAGGGAGAGGGGCGAGGAGGTTCATTTTGAGCTCTCACGCCTTAATACCCTTCCCAAGGAATACCGTGATGCCCAGATTCTGATCCCGGAAAAAATTATCCAGGCGCCCTTCAAGGGCATCTTCAAGAAGACTGTGTACCAGCGCATTCACCGCGCCACCAAGGAATGGCTCTCCAGCAATTCCCTCTGCCAGAAGTTCAACGTATACAGCGAGATCCACAACCTCATCAACGGGGAGAACTCGATTTTTGAGATCTTCATGGCCCTTGATCTGCAGTTCGGGAATATCCTCCTCAATGATGTGTGGACCTATGTGATGCTGCTCCAGAAAATGAAGCTTATCAATGTCAATATGCTCAAGAGGGAGGAGAAGACTGCGGTACCGACTGCCGCCCAGGCCCTTCCCCTCTCTGCCACGGAGGAGCACGGCAGGGAGCAGAAGAAGGAGTCAGGAGCCTTTCAGGGGTCCGATCAAGAGGTGCCCGGCAAGGAAGCAGGTACCGCCCTCAAGAGCAGGATGCCGAAATCCGCCGATGAAGAGGAAGTTGACGAGCTCCTGTCCCTTCTGGACAATGAAGTGCCTGACCAGGAAGCAGAGGGAGCCGACGTATCACCACGAGTTTCGCTCAAGGAAGAGGAGACCTCCCCTCTGCCACCGAAAAAGGAAGAAGATGACGAAGATGTTGACGAACTGCTCGAAGCGCTTGATGCCGTCGAGATCAGGGAAGTGGGCAGGATAGAGGTGCCCCGCAGGGAGGAGGCCGCGCCGGTAAAGGAGGCGCCTGCCGCAACCAGGGCCGATCTCGATGAATGGGATCTCGACTCACTTGAGATTGAAATGAAGAAGATTGTGGTAAAGGATGAGAAAAAAAAGGATGCCGAAGTAAAAAAGGTGATTGTCGAGGACCTTGAGCAGCTTGACCTCTCGCTGGAAGGCGTGGACCTCGATATCAATGCCTTCGACACCATGGTCTCCGATTTTGAAGGGGGAAAGTCCCGCAGGAGCGAGGAGGCTCCCTCGCAGAATTTTGACCTGGAGAGCCTCTATATAGAGATGAGCAAGATGCAGGAATCGAGCGAGTCAGGCGATGACATGACTGAAAAATGGTGGTAG
- a CDS encoding radical SAM protein — translation MPPSPRYLKAYHSGMLRESTNRAYALLARCRLCARFCEVDRTAGEKGYCSITDKAVVSSYGPHFGEESPLVGHGGSGTLFLTSCNLLCTFCQNYEISHLRQGEEMGPRQIARIMLSLQRRGCHNINFVTPSHQLPFLLDALGIAAEGGLTIPLVWNCGGYESMESLSLLDGIIDIFMPDFKFWSIGPALELLNASDYPEVARKALKEMQRQVGDLVMDEEGIAFQGLLIRHLVMPENICGTEKLLQWIARELSPSAYVNLMAQYRPCFRAGDYGPARRGITDSEYRQALLWGREQGLRLDTDSSPRHKAFRIWDFLDNGEGR, via the coding sequence GTGCCACCGTCACCGCGCTATCTGAAAGCATATCACAGCGGCATGCTCAGGGAGAGCACCAACAGGGCTTACGCACTTCTTGCAAGGTGCCGGCTCTGTGCAAGATTTTGCGAGGTGGACCGCACCGCCGGCGAAAAGGGATATTGCAGCATCACCGACAAGGCCGTCGTCTCAAGCTACGGGCCTCATTTTGGCGAGGAATCGCCTCTGGTGGGCCATGGGGGATCGGGAACCCTCTTTCTCACTTCATGCAATCTGCTGTGCACCTTCTGCCAGAACTACGAGATTTCCCACCTCAGGCAGGGTGAAGAGATGGGGCCGCGGCAAATAGCAAGAATCATGCTGTCGCTCCAGAGGAGGGGGTGCCATAACATAAATTTCGTGACCCCTTCCCACCAGCTTCCCTTCCTTCTCGATGCCCTTGGCATTGCAGCCGAGGGAGGCCTCACCATCCCCCTGGTCTGGAACTGCGGCGGATATGAGTCGATGGAATCCCTCTCCCTCCTTGACGGCATTATTGATATTTTCATGCCGGATTTCAAGTTCTGGAGCATCGGGCCCGCCCTGGAGCTCCTCAATGCCTCAGATTATCCGGAAGTCGCCCGGAAGGCTCTCAAGGAGATGCAGCGCCAGGTGGGAGACCTGGTCATGGATGAAGAGGGAATCGCCTTCCAGGGCCTTCTGATAAGGCACCTGGTGATGCCCGAGAATATATGCGGGACAGAGAAACTGCTGCAGTGGATAGCCAGGGAGCTCTCCCCTTCAGCATATGTGAACCTCATGGCGCAGTACCGCCCATGCTTCAGGGCAGGTGATTACGGTCCGGCACGGAGAGGCATCACTGACAGCGAATATCGTCAGGCCCTTCTGTGGGGGAGGGAGCAGGGATTGAGACTGGACACAGACAGCTCTCCCCGCCATAAAGCTTTCAGAATATGGGACTTTCTTGACAATGGAGAGGGCCGGTGA